Proteins encoded in a region of the Marmota flaviventris isolate mMarFla1 chromosome 3, mMarFla1.hap1, whole genome shotgun sequence genome:
- the LOC114085724 gene encoding mortality factor 4-like protein 2, producing the protein MSSRKQGSQTRGQQSAEEDNFKKPTRSNMQTGKMRGASSGKKRAVPQPKNLEPALPGRWGGRSAENPPSRSVRKTRKNKQKTPGNGDGGSTSEAPQPPWKKRARADPTVESEEAFKSRMEVKVKIPEELKPWLVEDWDLVTRQKQVFQLPAKKNVDAILEEYANCKKSQGNVDNKEYAVNEVVAGIKEYFNVMLGTQLLYKFERPQYAEILLAHPDAPMSQVYGAPHLLRLFVRIGAMLAYTPLDEKSLALLLGYLHDFLKYLAKNSASLFTASDYKVASAAYYRKAL; encoded by the coding sequence ATGAGTTCCAGAAAGCAGGGTTCTCAAACTCGTGGACAACAATCTGCCGAAGAAGACAACTTTAAAAAACCAACTCGAAGCAACATGCAGACAGGTAAGATGAGAGGGGCCTCCTCAGGAAAGAAGAGAGCTGTTCCACAACCAAAGAATCTTGAGCCAGCTCTCCCAGGAAGATGGGGGGGTCGCTCTGCAGAAAACCCCCCTTCCAGATCTGTGAGGAAGACAAGAAAGAACAAACAGAAGACCCCTGGAAATGGAGATGGTGGCAGTACCAGTGAAGCACCCCAGCCCCCATGGAAGAAAAGGGCCCGGGCTGACCCCACTGTGGAAAGTGAAGAGGCATTTAAGAGTAGAATGGAAGTTAAAGTGAAGATtcctgaagaattaaaaccaTGGCTCGTCGAAGACTGGGACTTGGTAACCAGGCAGAAGCAGGTGTTTCAGCTCCCAGCTAAGAAGAATGTAGATGCTATTCTGGAAGAGTATGCCAATTGTAAGAAATCACAGGGGAATGTTGATAACAAGGAATATGCGGTTAATGAAGTTGTGGCAGGAATAAAAGAGTATTTCAATGTGATGTTGGGCACTCAGCTGCTGTACAAATTTGAGAGGCCCCAGTATGCTGAGATCCTTTTGGCCCACCCTGATGCACCAATGTCCCAGGTTTATGGAGCGCCACACCTACTGAGATTATTTGTAAGAATTGGAGCAATGTTGGCCTATACGCCCCTTGATGAGAAGAGCCTTGCATTATTGTTGGGCTATCTGCATGATTTCCTAAAATACCTGGCAAAGAATTCTGCATCTCTGTTTACTGCCAGTGATTACAAAGTGGCTTCTGCTGCGTACTACCGCAAAGCCCTGTGA